One region of Anaerotignum faecicola genomic DNA includes:
- a CDS encoding histidine kinase: EIKMLERQINPHFLFNTLELISGLILDEKEEEAISLCGNLGQLYRYNLRQEKWIQLREEIEYTKRYLEIMQYKVENLETFYDIEDEVLEEKVIKAILQPLVENSTRHGFRDKAGECCIAIQAKRRGCGLILEVMDNGNGMSEEQLCQLNRD; the protein is encoded by the coding sequence GAGATTAAGATGCTGGAGAGGCAGATCAATCCTCACTTTTTATTTAATACACTGGAACTGATCAGCGGATTAATTCTGGATGAAAAAGAAGAGGAAGCCATCTCTCTGTGCGGAAACTTAGGACAGTTGTACAGATATAATTTACGACAGGAAAAATGGATACAGCTGAGGGAAGAAATTGAGTATACAAAGCGGTACCTGGAAATCATGCAGTATAAAGTGGAGAATCTTGAGACTTTTTATGATATTGAGGATGAGGTTCTGGAGGAAAAAGTAATTAAGGCAATCTTACAGCCTCTGGTGGAAAATTCCACGCGTCACGGTTTCCGGGATAAGGCGGGAGAGTGCTGTATTGCGATACAGGCAAAACGAAGGGGATGCGGGCTTATACTGGAGGTTATGGATAATGGAAATGGGATGAGTGAGGAGCAGCTGTGTCAATTGAACCGTGAT